In Syngnathoides biaculeatus isolate LvHL_M chromosome 5, ASM1980259v1, whole genome shotgun sequence, the following are encoded in one genomic region:
- the kcnj14 gene encoding ATP-sensitive inward rectifier potassium channel 14 isoform X1: protein MGAARVKRRFSAVVDGPVEEEEVMRLAQSAADTAKAGGSPTGSGTPSSPSPTHAVNGIALPLHSDARRQSSTGESAGGEGGERMGAMCSDLRRGRGCSEGGRGEGRSTSDRDSLSSLSTTHRWRTKRAGRRPRRRFVGKDGRCNVTFVNMSERGQRYLSDLFTTCVDIRWRWMLVIFMLSFLLSWLLFGFVFWLIASAHGDLSIRLLPITGPSSDREEAGTAGAAAEEPCFLQVNSFMAAFLFSLETQTSIGYGFRSVTEQCPLAVAAVVLQCIVGCIIDAFIIGAVMAKIAKPKKRNETLVFSETAVVALRDGKLCMMWRVGNLRKSHLVEAHVRAQVLKSRVTPEGEFLPLDNLDINVGFDTGTDRIFLVSPVTIVHEINDESPFFEMDRKTLENDTELEVVVILEGMVEATAMTTQCRSSYLATEIQWGYRFEPVLFEKNDFYEVDYSYFHRTYEIPNTPLCSAKELAELKYFKSSCSSFCYENEVALQLISPEEAPDPDPKCPVASNRTLSDDLHFS from the exons ATGGGCGCAGCACGTGTGAAACGGCGCTTCAGTGCTGTGGTGGATGGGCCagtagaggaggaggaggtcatGAGGCTGGCACAGAGTGCAGCAGACACAGCTAAGGCAGGAGGTAGCCCAACTGGTTCCGGAACCCCGAGCAGCCCCTCCCCGACCCACGCCGTCAATGGCATCGCCCTACCTCTCCACAGCGATGCACGGAGGCAGAGTAGCACAGGAGAGTCAGCGGGAGGAGAAGGCGGGGAGAGAATGGGGGCAATGTGCTCAGACCTGAGGAGGGGAAGAGGATGTAGTGAAGGAGGAAGAGGGGAAGGCCGGTCCACCTCAGACCGGGATTCCCTTTCTTCCCTCTCCACTACGCACCGCTGGCGCACCAAGCGTGCAGGCCGCCGGCCCCGAAGGCGCTTTGTGGGCAAGGACGGACGCTGCAACGTTACCTTTGTCAACATGAGCGAAAGGGGCCAGCGGTATCTCAGTGACCTCTTCACCACCTGCGTAGACATCCGTTGGCGCTGGATGCTGGTCATCTTCATGCTCTCCTTTCTTCTGTCCTGGCTGCTCTTTGGATTTGTCTTCTGGCTCATTGCTTCTGCTCACGGGGACCTCTCCATTCGCCTCCTCCCCATCACTGGCCCCTCAAGcgacagggaggaggcggggacggcgggggcggcggcggaggagccGTGCTTCCTCCAAGTGAACAGCTTCATGGCAGCctttctcttctccttggagacGCAGACGTCCATCGGTTACGGATTCCGAAGCGTGACCGAACAATGTCCCCTGGCGGTGGCGGCGGTCGTTTTGCAGTGCATCGTGGGCTGCATTATTGACGCCTTCATCATCGGGGCCGTCATGGCTAAGATCGCCAAGCCCAAGAAGCGCAACGAAACTCTGGTCTTCTCGGAAACAGCCGTAGTGGCCCTCAGGGACGGAAAACTCTGCATGATGTGGAGAGTTGGAAACTTGCGGAAAAGTCACCTGGTGGAGGCGCATGTCCGAGCACAGGTGTTAAAG TCCCGGGTGACACCAGAAGGAGAGTTCCTCCCACTGGACAACTTGGACATCAATGTGGGTTTTGACACCGGCACCGACCGGATATTCTTAGTCTCGCCCGTCACAATCGTCCACGAGATCAACGACGAGTCGCCTTTCTTCGAGATGGACCGCAAGACCCTGGAAAACGACACGGAACTGGAAGTGGTGGTGATATTAGAGGGCATGGTAGAGGCCACAGCGATGACCACGCAATGCCGCAGCTCCTATCTGGCTACGGAAATCCAGTGGGGATATCGTTTTGAACCTGTGCTCTTTGAGAAGAACGACTTCTATGAG GTGGACTACTCATACTTCCACCGGACATACGAAATCCCAAACACACCTTTGTGCAGCGCTAAAGAGCTCGCAGAACTTAAATACTTCAAGAGCTCATGCTCATCATTCTGCTATGAGAACGAAGTCGCTCTGCAGCTCATTTCTCCTGAGGAAGCGCCTGACCCGGACCCCAAGTGCCCTGTCGCGTCAAACAGGACACTGTCAGACGACCTCCACTTCAGTTGA
- the kcnj14 gene encoding ATP-sensitive inward rectifier potassium channel 14 isoform X2 → MGAARVKRRFSAVVDGPVEEEEVMRLAQSAADTAKAGGSPTGSGTPSSPSPTHAVNGIALPLHSDARRQSSTGESAGGEGGERMGAMCSDLRRGRGCSEGGRGEGRSTSDRDSLSSLSTTHRWRTKRAGRRPRRRFVGKDGRCNVTFVNMSERGQRYLSDLFTTCVDIRWRWMLVIFMLSFLLSWLLFGFVFWLIASAHGDLSIRLLPITGPSSDREEAGTAGAAAEEPCFLQVNSFMAAFLFSLETQTSIGYGFRSVTEQCPLAVAAVVLQCIVGCIIDAFIIGAVMAKIAKPKKRNETLVFSETAVVALRDGKLCMMWRVGNLRKSHLVEAHVRAQVLKTKSIKVWLSWNLLTSGGQETTVC, encoded by the exons ATGGGCGCAGCACGTGTGAAACGGCGCTTCAGTGCTGTGGTGGATGGGCCagtagaggaggaggaggtcatGAGGCTGGCACAGAGTGCAGCAGACACAGCTAAGGCAGGAGGTAGCCCAACTGGTTCCGGAACCCCGAGCAGCCCCTCCCCGACCCACGCCGTCAATGGCATCGCCCTACCTCTCCACAGCGATGCACGGAGGCAGAGTAGCACAGGAGAGTCAGCGGGAGGAGAAGGCGGGGAGAGAATGGGGGCAATGTGCTCAGACCTGAGGAGGGGAAGAGGATGTAGTGAAGGAGGAAGAGGGGAAGGCCGGTCCACCTCAGACCGGGATTCCCTTTCTTCCCTCTCCACTACGCACCGCTGGCGCACCAAGCGTGCAGGCCGCCGGCCCCGAAGGCGCTTTGTGGGCAAGGACGGACGCTGCAACGTTACCTTTGTCAACATGAGCGAAAGGGGCCAGCGGTATCTCAGTGACCTCTTCACCACCTGCGTAGACATCCGTTGGCGCTGGATGCTGGTCATCTTCATGCTCTCCTTTCTTCTGTCCTGGCTGCTCTTTGGATTTGTCTTCTGGCTCATTGCTTCTGCTCACGGGGACCTCTCCATTCGCCTCCTCCCCATCACTGGCCCCTCAAGcgacagggaggaggcggggacggcgggggcggcggcggaggagccGTGCTTCCTCCAAGTGAACAGCTTCATGGCAGCctttctcttctccttggagacGCAGACGTCCATCGGTTACGGATTCCGAAGCGTGACCGAACAATGTCCCCTGGCGGTGGCGGCGGTCGTTTTGCAGTGCATCGTGGGCTGCATTATTGACGCCTTCATCATCGGGGCCGTCATGGCTAAGATCGCCAAGCCCAAGAAGCGCAACGAAACTCTGGTCTTCTCGGAAACAGCCGTAGTGGCCCTCAGGGACGGAAAACTCTGCATGATGTGGAGAGTTGGAAACTTGCGGAAAAGTCACCTGGTGGAGGCGCATGTCCGAGCACAGGTGTTAAAG accaaatcaataaaagtatggCTTTCCTGGAATCTTCTGACATCTGGAGGACAAGAAACTacagtatgttga